One Indicator indicator isolate 239-I01 chromosome Z, UM_Iind_1.1, whole genome shotgun sequence genomic window carries:
- the LOC128979217 gene encoding fructose-1,6-bisphosphatase isozyme 2 yields the protein MSDKTPFETDMLTLTRFVMEKGRRAKGATGELTQLLNSMLTAIKAISSAVRKAGLAHMYGIAGTVNVTGDEVKKLDVLSNSLVINMLQSSYSTCVLVTEENKDAIITPKDKRGKYVVCFDPLDGSSNIDCLAPIGTIFAIYKKETNDDPSEEDALQPGRNIVAAGYALYGSATLVALSTGQGVDCFMLDPGLGEFILVDRDIKIKKKGKIYSLNEGYAKYFDPAVTEYLQKKKFPEDGSSPYGARYVGSMVADVHRTLMYGGIFMYPANQKSPKGKLRLLYECNPMAFIIEQAGGMATTGTVAVLDVKPESIHQRVPLILGSPDDVQEYLACVQKHHKSS from the exons ATGTCTGACAAAACCCCCTTTGAAACAGATATGCTAACACTCACAAGATTCGTTATGGAGAAGGGACGCCGCGCTAAAGGAGCAACAGGGGAGCTGACACAGCTGCTCAACTCCATGCTGACTGCCATaaaagccatttcctctgcagtcagaaagGCAGGCCTTGCCCACAT GTATGGTATAGCTGGCACTGTGAATGTGACTGGTGATGAAGTGAAGAAGCTGGATGTATTATCCAACTCCCTAGTGATTAACATGCTCCAATCCTCCTACAGTACCTGCGTCCTGGTAACAGAGGAGAACAAGGATGCCATTATCACCCCGAAAGACAAGAGG GGTAAATATGTGGTGTGCTTTGACCCCCTTGATGGCTCATCCAATATAGACTGTTTGGCACCAATAGGAACAATATTTGCTATCTACAAAAAG GAAACAAATGATGACCCTTCTGAAGAAGATGCTTTGCAGCCTGGGCGCAACATTGTTGCTGCAGGCTATGCCTTGTATGGCAGTGCTACACTGGTTGCCCTCTCCACAGGGCAAGGAGTGGATTGCTTCATGCTTGATCCG GGTCTTGGTGAATTTATTTTGGTGGACAGAGATATTAAAatcaagaagaaagggaaaatatacAGTCTCAATGAAGGCTATGCAAAGTATTTTGATCCTGCAGTGACAGAGTACTTACAGAAGAAGAAATTCCCTGAG GATGGCAGTTCCCCATATGGTGCCAGGTATGTGGGCTCCATGGTAGCTGATGTTCACCGTACTTTGATGTATGGTGGGATCTTCATGTATCCTGCTAATCAGAAGAGTCCTAAAGGAAAG CTCCGACTTCTCTATGAGTGCAACCCTATGGCTTTCATCATTGAGCAGGCAGGCGGAATGGCAACTACAGGGactgtggcagtgctggatgtGAAACCTGAGAGCATTCATCAGAGAGTCCCTCTCATCCTTGGTTCTCCTGATGATGTACAAGAATACCTTGCTTGTGTACAGAAGCACCATAAGAGCAGCTAA